From Longimicrobiaceae bacterium, a single genomic window includes:
- a CDS encoding RDD family protein, whose product MDVVFPSIFRRYLASAVDGLVVLALVLAVVYAVQGDGALGVLRVALLLVVVFGYEPLLTSRGCTAGQWLMGFRVRRDAKPAERIGVAAALVRYVVKGVLGFFSFFAISFTRRRRALHDMAAGSVAVDVRS is encoded by the coding sequence ATGGACGTGGTCTTCCCTTCGATCTTCCGGCGCTACCTGGCATCGGCCGTAGACGGGCTGGTGGTGCTCGCGCTGGTGCTCGCCGTCGTCTATGCGGTGCAGGGCGACGGCGCGCTCGGCGTGCTGCGCGTGGCGCTCCTGCTGGTCGTGGTGTTCGGGTACGAGCCGCTGCTCACCAGCCGCGGGTGCACGGCGGGGCAGTGGCTGATGGGCTTCCGCGTGCGGCGTGACGCGAAGCCGGCGGAGCGCATCGGAGTGGCGGCGGCCCTCGTGCGGTACGTGGTGAAGGGCGTGCTGGGCTTCTTCTCGTTCTTCGCCATCTCGTTCACCCGCAGGCGACGCGCGCTGCACGACATGGCCGCGGGCTCCGTGGC